One genomic segment of Streptomyces sp. RKND-216 includes these proteins:
- a CDS encoding carbohydrate ABC transporter permease has protein sequence MKTTDQPLPSAGPDPTRPAVTKDDAPRPAPEQPKKEGTTLNVFSHGVLVLWGFMVAMPLLWAVMTSFKTDREIFTSPWALPTELHFENWSRAWNQANMSDYFGNTVVVVGCSLVGTMLLGSMTAYVLARFEFPGQRFLYFLFIGGMSFPIILALVPLFYVMNNMGLLNTRHGLILSYIAYSLPFTVFFLTAFFRTLPTSVAEAAMIDGASHARTFFQVMLPMAKPGLVSVGIFNFLGQWNQYMLPTVLNTDPDKQVLSQGLVQLAVSQGYKGDWSALFAGLVMAMLPVLAAYIVFQRQVVSGLTAGALK, from the coding sequence ATGAAGACGACCGACCAGCCCCTGCCCAGCGCCGGCCCGGACCCGACGCGACCGGCCGTCACCAAGGACGACGCTCCCCGCCCCGCCCCCGAGCAGCCGAAGAAGGAGGGCACCACCCTCAACGTCTTCTCGCACGGCGTGCTCGTGCTGTGGGGCTTCATGGTGGCCATGCCGCTGCTGTGGGCGGTGATGACCTCCTTCAAGACCGACCGGGAGATCTTCACCTCGCCCTGGGCACTGCCCACCGAGCTGCACTTCGAGAACTGGTCGCGCGCCTGGAACCAGGCGAACATGAGCGACTACTTCGGCAACACGGTCGTCGTGGTCGGCTGCTCGCTCGTCGGCACCATGCTGCTCGGTTCCATGACGGCGTACGTGCTGGCGCGCTTCGAGTTCCCCGGACAGCGCTTCCTGTACTTCCTCTTCATCGGAGGCATGAGCTTCCCGATCATCCTCGCGCTGGTGCCGCTGTTCTACGTCATGAACAACATGGGCCTGCTCAACACCCGGCACGGCCTGATCCTGTCCTACATCGCCTACTCACTGCCGTTCACGGTCTTCTTCCTCACCGCCTTCTTCCGCACGCTGCCCACCTCGGTCGCCGAGGCCGCGATGATCGACGGTGCGTCCCACGCGAGGACGTTCTTCCAGGTCATGCTGCCGATGGCCAAGCCCGGCCTGGTCAGCGTCGGCATCTTCAACTTTCTCGGGCAGTGGAACCAGTACATGCTGCCGACGGTGCTCAACACCGACCCGGACAAGCAGGTGCTCTCCCAGGGACTGGTGCAGCTCGCCGTGAGCCAGGGCTACAAGGGCGACTGGTCCGCTCTCTTCGCGGGCCTGGTCATGGCGATGCTGCCAGTACTGGCGGCGTACATCGTCTTCCAGCGCCAGGTGGTCTCCGGCCTCACCGCGGGCGCCCTGAAGTAG
- a CDS encoding ROK family transcriptional regulator, with protein METPGSQSSLHRANLERVVRAVRMAGSLTQAEIARTTGLSAATVSNIVRELKDGGTVDVTPTSAGGRRARSVSLSGDAGTVVGVDFGHSHLRVAVGNLAHQVLAEEAEPIDVDASAQEGFDRAEALVHRLLGATGIRLEKVVGVGLGVPGPIDVETGALGSTAILPGWAGTHPREELAERLGVPVHVDNDANLGALGEKVWGSGRGATDLAYIKIASGVGAGLVINNQIYRGPGGTAGEIGHITLDESGPVCRCGNRGCLETFTAARYVLPLLHSSHGADITMPAVVRLARDGDPGCRRVVADIGRNIGSGAASLCNLLNPSRIVLGGDLAEAGDLLLDPVRDSVARYAIPSAARQLTLAPGTLGGRAEVLGALALVLSEMGDSTLLNSSVPSAPAAASVSA; from the coding sequence GTGGAGACTCCGGGGTCGCAGTCCTCACTGCACCGGGCGAACCTGGAACGGGTGGTTCGCGCCGTCCGGATGGCCGGGTCCCTCACTCAGGCGGAGATCGCCCGCACCACGGGCCTGTCCGCGGCGACGGTCTCCAACATCGTCCGCGAGCTGAAGGACGGCGGGACGGTGGACGTCACCCCGACCTCGGCCGGAGGAAGGCGGGCCCGCAGCGTCTCCCTCTCCGGGGACGCGGGCACCGTGGTGGGCGTCGACTTCGGCCATTCCCACCTGCGTGTGGCCGTCGGCAACCTCGCCCACCAGGTGCTGGCCGAGGAGGCCGAGCCCATCGATGTGGACGCCTCCGCGCAGGAGGGCTTCGACCGGGCCGAGGCGCTGGTGCACCGGCTGCTGGGAGCCACCGGCATCCGGCTGGAGAAGGTCGTCGGCGTCGGGCTCGGCGTGCCCGGCCCGATCGATGTGGAGACCGGCGCGCTCGGCTCGACCGCCATTCTGCCCGGCTGGGCCGGCACCCATCCGCGCGAGGAGCTGGCCGAGCGCCTGGGCGTGCCGGTGCACGTCGACAACGACGCCAACCTCGGCGCGCTGGGGGAGAAGGTCTGGGGGAGTGGCCGCGGCGCCACCGACCTCGCCTACATCAAGATCGCCAGCGGCGTCGGCGCCGGTCTGGTGATCAACAACCAGATCTACCGCGGGCCCGGCGGCACGGCGGGCGAGATCGGCCACATCACGCTGGACGAGTCCGGGCCGGTCTGCCGCTGCGGCAACCGCGGCTGCCTGGAGACCTTCACCGCCGCCCGCTACGTGCTGCCGCTGCTGCACTCCAGCCACGGCGCCGACATCACCATGCCGGCCGTGGTGCGGCTCGCCCGGGACGGCGACCCGGGCTGCCGCAGGGTGGTCGCCGACATCGGCCGGAACATCGGCTCCGGCGCCGCGAGCCTGTGCAACCTGCTCAACCCGAGCCGCATCGTGCTGGGCGGCGACCTCGCGGAGGCGGGCGACCTCCTGCTGGACCCGGTGCGGGACTCGGTGGCGCGCTACGCCATTCCCAGCGCCGCTCGCCAGCTCACGCTGGCCCCGGGCACGTTGGGCGGCCGCGCGGAGGTATTGGGGGCTCTCGCCCTGGTGTTGAGTGAAATGGGCGATTCAACCCTTCTGAACTCCTCCGTTCCTTCCGCTCCCGCCGCCGCGTCCGTCTCCGCGTGA
- a CDS encoding substrate-binding domain-containing protein has translation MKARTRRVLVGTAAIAMSVSLAACGQAGGGDSGDGGDDGKKLIGLLLPENKTTRYEAFDRPLITDKIKELCSDCEVKYNNASQDTQQQKKQFDALVTQGADVIILDAVDATATKSWVDRAAEQGIEVVAYDRLAEGDVSGYVSYDNEAIGKLQGEGMVKALGDDAADARTVMINGSPTDPNAALFKKGAHSVLDEQVGKIVYEQDIPDWSPDEANKKMSAAITSLGKDGFDAVYSANDGMAGGIITALNKAGISDVPVGGQDAELAGLQRIVKGEQAFTIYKAIKPEAETTAQMAVALLEGKSIGKFAPETVDSKSKKGIPSKLYGAKIVTKDNIKDTLVADGVYTVEEICTKQVEKACKAVGLM, from the coding sequence ATGAAGGCAAGGACGCGCCGCGTGCTCGTCGGTACCGCCGCCATCGCGATGTCCGTCTCGCTGGCCGCCTGCGGGCAGGCCGGCGGCGGTGACAGCGGTGACGGTGGGGACGACGGCAAGAAGCTGATCGGTCTGCTGCTGCCGGAGAACAAGACGACGCGGTACGAGGCCTTCGACCGGCCGTTGATCACGGACAAGATCAAGGAGCTGTGCTCCGACTGCGAGGTCAAGTACAACAACGCCTCGCAGGACACCCAGCAGCAGAAGAAGCAGTTCGACGCGCTGGTGACGCAGGGCGCGGACGTCATCATCCTGGATGCCGTCGACGCCACCGCCACCAAGTCCTGGGTCGACCGGGCCGCCGAGCAGGGCATCGAGGTCGTCGCCTACGACCGCCTGGCCGAGGGCGACGTCTCCGGCTACGTGTCCTACGACAACGAGGCCATCGGCAAGCTCCAGGGCGAGGGCATGGTGAAGGCGCTGGGCGACGACGCCGCGGATGCCCGCACCGTGATGATCAACGGCTCGCCCACCGACCCGAACGCCGCGCTGTTCAAGAAGGGCGCCCACTCCGTCCTCGACGAGCAGGTCGGCAAGATCGTCTACGAGCAGGACATCCCGGACTGGTCGCCGGACGAGGCCAACAAGAAGATGTCCGCCGCGATCACCTCGCTGGGCAAGGACGGCTTCGACGCCGTCTACTCCGCCAACGACGGCATGGCCGGCGGCATCATCACGGCCCTGAACAAGGCCGGCATATCCGACGTCCCCGTCGGCGGCCAGGACGCCGAACTCGCCGGTCTCCAGCGCATCGTGAAGGGCGAGCAGGCCTTCACCATCTACAAGGCGATCAAGCCCGAGGCCGAGACGACCGCCCAGATGGCCGTCGCCCTGCTCGAGGGCAAGAGCATCGGGAAGTTCGCGCCCGAGACGGTGGACAGCAAGAGCAAGAAGGGCATCCCCAGCAAGCTCTACGGCGCGAAGATCGTCACCAAGGACAACATCAAGGACACCCTCGTAGCGGACGGCGTGTACACGGTCGAGGAGATCTGCACCAAGCAGGTCGAGAAGGCCTGCAAGGCCGTCGGCCTGATGTGA
- a CDS encoding sugar ABC transporter permease: MQHGKYRFIAGFLVVPLAIYLMFVVWPFIQSIYYSFTDWTGLSPEFSFVGLANYQKMLGDSDFWDALSHSLLFLALLPVITIGFALFLAFMINVGGRKRKGAAVSGVRGSSTYKIVYFFPQVLSIAIVALLFQFVYNPRNGALNAGLEGVGLGSWKPNWLGDPDLALWCVMFVLFWCTVGFFVVLFSAGMSSIPNDIYEAALLDGASRFTTFFRITLPLLWDTVQSGWIYMGILALGPEAFAVVQIMTVGPGGPANATTVLPLEVYTTAFSDAQAAYATTIGVALLIVTLTFAAIVLKLGRRERLEY; encoded by the coding sequence ATGCAGCACGGCAAGTACCGGTTCATCGCGGGGTTCCTGGTGGTGCCCCTGGCGATCTACCTGATGTTCGTCGTCTGGCCGTTCATCCAGTCCATCTACTACTCCTTCACGGACTGGACCGGGCTGAGTCCGGAATTCTCCTTCGTCGGGTTGGCCAACTACCAGAAGATGCTGGGGGACAGCGACTTCTGGGACGCGCTTAGCCACAGCCTGCTGTTCCTGGCGCTGCTGCCGGTGATCACGATCGGCTTCGCCCTGTTCCTCGCCTTCATGATCAACGTCGGCGGGCGGAAGCGGAAGGGAGCGGCCGTCAGCGGCGTGCGCGGCTCGTCCACCTACAAGATCGTCTACTTCTTCCCGCAGGTGCTGTCGATCGCGATCGTCGCGCTGCTCTTCCAGTTCGTCTACAACCCCCGCAACGGCGCGCTCAACGCGGGCCTGGAGGGTGTCGGACTGGGGTCATGGAAGCCGAACTGGCTCGGCGACCCGGACCTCGCGCTGTGGTGCGTGATGTTCGTGTTGTTCTGGTGCACGGTGGGCTTCTTCGTCGTGCTCTTCTCCGCGGGAATGTCCTCCATCCCGAACGACATCTACGAGGCCGCGCTGCTGGACGGCGCCAGCCGTTTCACCACGTTCTTCCGTATCACCCTGCCGCTGCTGTGGGACACCGTGCAGTCCGGCTGGATCTACATGGGCATCCTGGCACTCGGCCCGGAGGCGTTCGCCGTCGTGCAGATCATGACGGTCGGGCCCGGCGGCCCGGCCAACGCCACGACCGTGCTGCCGCTGGAGGTCTACACCACGGCCTTCTCCGACGCCCAGGCCGCGTACGCGACCACCATCGGCGTCGCGCTGCTGATCGTCACCCTGACCTTCGCGGCCATCGTGCTGAAGCTCGGCCGGCGCGAGCGACTGGAGTACTGA
- a CDS encoding ATP-binding cassette domain-containing protein — protein MLALRGVSKRFGAVQALTDVHLEISPGEVVALVGDNGAGKSTLVKTIAGVHAIDEGHLEWKGRPVQIHRPHDAQDLGIATVYQDLALCDNLDVVANLFLGSEVRTVSVLDEVAMEQRAMELLKTLSIRIPSVRIPVASLSGGQRQVVAIARALIGDPQVVILDEPTAALGVEQTAQVLDLVERLRERGLGVILISHNMADVQAVADRVAVLRLGRNNGVFSVRDTSHEEIIAAITGATDNAVTRRQARTTEAAK, from the coding sequence GTGCTGGCCCTGCGCGGTGTGTCGAAACGGTTCGGTGCCGTCCAGGCGCTCACCGACGTACACCTCGAGATATCCCCGGGCGAGGTCGTCGCCCTCGTCGGCGACAACGGCGCCGGCAAGTCCACCCTCGTCAAGACCATCGCCGGCGTGCACGCCATCGACGAGGGCCACCTCGAGTGGAAGGGCCGCCCGGTCCAGATCCACCGCCCGCACGATGCGCAGGACCTCGGCATCGCCACCGTCTACCAGGACCTTGCGCTCTGCGACAACCTCGACGTCGTCGCCAACCTCTTCCTCGGCAGCGAGGTCCGCACCGTCTCCGTGCTCGACGAGGTCGCCATGGAGCAGCGCGCCATGGAGCTGCTCAAGACGCTGTCCATCCGCATCCCCAGCGTCCGCATCCCGGTGGCCTCGCTGTCCGGCGGGCAGCGGCAGGTCGTGGCCATCGCCCGCGCGCTCATCGGCGACCCGCAGGTGGTCATCCTCGACGAGCCGACGGCCGCCCTCGGCGTCGAGCAGACCGCCCAGGTGCTCGACCTCGTCGAGCGGCTGCGTGAACGCGGCCTCGGCGTCATCCTCATCAGCCACAACATGGCCGACGTCCAGGCCGTGGCCGACCGCGTCGCGGTACTCCGGCTCGGCCGCAACAACGGTGTCTTCTCCGTCCGGGACACCTCCCACGAAGAGATCATCGCCGCGATCACCGGTGCCACCGACAACGCGGTGACCCGTCGCCAGGCACGTACGACGGAGGCAGCGAAGTGA